The proteins below come from a single Rosa rugosa chromosome 2, drRosRugo1.1, whole genome shotgun sequence genomic window:
- the LOC133733977 gene encoding uncharacterized protein LOC133733977, translating to MGDNGDALLNRKSNKFQRCVSHAHDELQIFRSYLRWMFVDQSNVWRACLSWCMFILFGIVVPAISHFVFACATCDGNHKRPYDSVVELSLSSVATVSFVCLSWFVRKFGLRRFLFFDKLYYESETVRREYTAQLNRSLKILSIFVLPCFFAESVYKIWWYTSGFSQVPFVANVYVSSTVACILELCSWLYRTTVFFLVCVLFRLICYLQILRLQDFATVFQVESDVASIMSEHLRIRRHLTIISHRFRGFILWSLTLITGSQFALLLITTKSSAAVDYMHIFRVGELVLCSITLVTGLLLLLRSATKITHKAQAVACLATKWHVCATLESFDGTELDSPTAQIANDPAFYFNTDEESDGDLVSDEDNDLENTKMVPSCSSHTISYQKRQALVTYFENNKAGITVYGFTLDRTTLHMLFMIEFSLILWLLGKTINGIS from the exons ATGGGAGACAATGGGGATGCCCTGTTAAACCGAAAGAGCAACAAGTTCCAGCGCTGCGTTTCACATGCACATGATGAATTACAGATCTTTAGATCCTACCTGCGATGGATGTTCGTGGATCAATCCAATGTTTGGAGAGCATGTCTCTCTTGGTGCATGTTCATTCTCTTTGGAATCGTTGTCCCCGCCATTTCCCATTTCGTGTTTGCCTGCGCCACCTGCGACGGAAACCACAAGAGGCCCTATGACAGTGTCGTGGAATTGTCATTGAGCAGCGTCGCGACGGTGTCATTTGTGTGCCTCTCATGGTTTGTAAGGAAGTTTGGGCTCCGAAGGTTCTTGTTTTTTGATAAGCTTTATTATGAGAGCGAAACCGTCAGGAGGGAATATACAGCACAATTAAAT AGGTCATTGAAAATTCTCTCCATCTTTGTCCTACCATGCTTTTTTGCCGAAAGTGTGTATAAGATATGGTGGTACACTTCTGGATTCTCACAAGTGCCTTTCGTGGCTAATGTTTACGTAAGTTCCACTGTCGCATGCATTCTAGAACTGTGTTCATGGCTCTACCGGACGACCGTGTTTTTCCTCGTGTGTGTTCTGTTTCGGTTGATTTGCTACCTCCAAATCTTAAGGCTTCAAGACTTTGCCACAGTGTTTCAAGTCGAATCCGATGTGGCGTCAATTATGTCCGAGCACCTTAGAATCCGAAGGCACTTAACGATCATAAGCCATAGGTTCCGGGGGTTCATATTGTGGTCTCTAACATTGATCACAGGGAGCCAATTCGCATTGTTGCTCATCACGACCAAGTCCAGTGCCGCTGTCGATTATATGCATATTTTCAGAGTTGGGGAACTTGTG TTATGCTCCATAACTTTGGTTACCGGCCTCCTCCTCTTACTCCGCAGCGCAACTAAAATAACACACAAGGCCCAAGCAGTGGCATGCCTAGCTACCAAGTGGCATGTTTGTGCCACACTGGAGTCGTTTGATGGAACCGAGTTGGATTCTCCAACGGCTCAAATTGCGAATGATCCAGCATTTTATTTTAACACCGACGAAGAGTCAGACGGGGATTTGGTTAGTGATGAAGATAATGACTTGGAAAACACCAAGATGGTGCCATCTTGTTCATCCCATACCATTTCTTACCAAAAACGTCAAGCTCTGG TGACCTATTTTGAGAACAATAAAGCCGGCATAACTGTTTACGGGTTCACGTTGGATAGGACTACACTCCACATGTTATTTATGATTGAATTTTCATTAATTCTCTGGCTGTTGGGGAAGACCATTAATGGAATTTCTTAG
- the LOC133731985 gene encoding uncharacterized protein LOC133731985, with translation MADESGSREALLANRRKNMFQRCVSHAHDELKSFRSYLRWMCVDQSNVWRLCLSWSVFVVFTIVVPAVSHFVFACSTCDGKHKRPYDSVVQLSLSGVATLSFVCLSSFVRKYGLKRFLFFDKLYDESETVRRGYTAQLNRSLKLLSCFVIPCFVAESVYKIWWYSSEASQIPYVGNIYASAAMACIMELCSWLYRTTVIFLVCVLFRLICYLQILRLQDFATMFEVDSDVGSVLSEHLRIRRHLRIISHRCRDFVLWKLILVTGTQFALLLITTSSSAIANLDICTAGELLFCSITLVTGLLIVLRSATKITHKAQAVTCLAAKWHVCATLDSFDATTAQIASSGRVFRAESDNDETEDEAEDEEDELDNSKLIPSYAYSTISYQKRQALVTYFENNRAGITVYGFTLDRTTLHMLFMIEFSLILWLLGKTINGIS, from the exons ATGGCGGACGAAAGCGGCAGCAGAGAAGCTTTGTTAGCCAACCGGAGAAAGAACATGTTCCAACGCTGCGTTTCGCACGCCCACGACGAGTTGAAGAGCTTCCGGTCCTATCTCCGGTGGATGTGCGTCGACCAGTCCAACGTCTGGAGATTGTGCCTCTCTTGGAGCGTTTTCGTTGTTTTTACGATCGTCGTTCCGGCGGTGTCTCATTTTGTTTTCGCCTGCTCCACCTGCGACGGCAAGCACAAGAGGCCGTACGACAGCGTCGTGCAGCTGTCGCTGAGCGGCGTGGCGACGTTGTCGTTTGTGTGCCTGTCGTCGTTTGTGAGGAAGTATGGGCTGAAGAGGTTTCTGTTTTTTGATAAGCTTTACGATGAGAGCGAGACGGTCAGGAGGGGATACACCGCACAGCTCAAT AGATCTTTGAAGCTTCTCAGCTGCTTTGTCATACCATGCTTTGTTGCCGAGAGTGTATACAAGATATGGTGGTACTCATCCGAAGCCTCGCAGATTCCTTATGTGGGCAATATTTACGCGAGTGCCGCAATGGCATGCATAATGGAGCTATGCTCCTGGCTCTATCGCACGACCGTGATTTTCCTCGTGTGTGTTCTCTTCCGTCTCATATGCTACCTTCAAATCCTACGGCTACAAGACTTTGCCACAATGTTCGAAGTGGACTCTGATGTCGGGTCAGTATTATCGGAGCACCTTCGGATTCGAAGGCACCTGAGGATCATAAGCCACAGGTGCCGCGATTTCGTATTGTGGAAACTCATTTTGGTCACAGGGACCCAATTTGCTCTGTTGCTCATCACAACCAGTTCCAGTGCCATTGCCAACCTTGATATTTGCACAGCTGGAGAACTTCTG TTTTGCTCCATAACTTTAGTTACCGGGCTCCTCATCGTGCTGCGCAGTGCAACCAAAATCACACACAAGGCGCAAGCAGTCACATGTCTTGCTGCCAAATGGCATGTCTGTGCCACATTAGATTCGTTTGATGCGACAACGGCTCAGATCGCCAGTAGTGGCCGAGTGTTCCGTGCAGAATCCGATAACGATGAGACTGAGGACGAGGctgaggatgaagaagatgaattgGACAACAGCAAGTTGATACCATCATATGCATATAGTACCATCTCTTATCAGAAAAGACAAGCTCTAG TGACATATTTCGAGAACAACAGAGCCGGCATTACTGTTTACGGGTTTACATTGGACAGGACTACGCTACACATGTTATTTATGATTGAATTTTCATTAATTCTCTGGTTGTTGGGGAAGACCATTAATGGAATTTCTTAA